A portion of the Sulfurospirillum diekertiae genome contains these proteins:
- a CDS encoding mechanosensitive ion channel family protein: MVMHVLKSFVLLLLLVSHNALADDQNTSLINADKTVYINLLKTIKESKISNDEIALQKVLLDKLINTIPATVTNSTLSVPTNVDEYNTLFNRYIDDTLKKDSLTKKIQSIDTKIKSLTKEIKSLESNNSAERTLELQSALYTKSFLDFKDQNEMMANEMLSIDKMLNESLKNITFDSENLSKKTVTAQDEALKLRATIDNFLVKKERFELLGDTHDKGISTAAINTKEDAYNKAVRATITALFSEFSDALKSKNKKVFVLEKNILDAVSSLENANVIQESIATLLHNMEKNYFGTIDTIKGSTVQEFKNILKMSWNIMSEPIFTVNGSPISMLKMILALFVFLIGVFGGGFYKTTIKRITNNSKSINLATRTILSNIGYYVIVITAFFVALNVMGIDLSSIALVAGALSVGIGFGLQNIVSNFVSGIILMFERSIKIGDFVELSDTLRGHVSDIRMRSTTLNTNGNIDVIVPNRNFIEGNVINWTMHDKLKRFDIPFGVAYGTKPEHVIAVIVEAVSKSGYQDILSTHDKYTNVIMTGMGSSSVDFTLQVWIHGEEILAPSKTISRFLIIIYNTLYANGIEIPFPQHDLHLKSIDDNIHLSLLSAATKSDKEEMIKA; this comes from the coding sequence ATGGTCATGCATGTCCTAAAATCGTTCGTACTTTTACTCTTGTTAGTCTCACATAATGCTCTTGCAGATGACCAAAACACCTCTTTGATCAACGCAGATAAAACCGTTTACATCAACCTCTTAAAAACAATCAAAGAGTCAAAAATTTCGAATGATGAAATTGCTTTACAAAAAGTATTGCTTGACAAGCTGATTAATACCATCCCCGCAACTGTTACAAACAGTACTTTAAGTGTACCTACAAATGTTGATGAATATAACACTCTTTTTAATCGTTACATTGATGATACACTGAAAAAAGATTCTCTGACTAAAAAAATCCAATCAATTGATACCAAAATCAAATCCTTAACTAAAGAAATCAAAAGTTTAGAGAGTAACAACTCCGCAGAGCGTACACTAGAACTTCAAAGTGCTCTGTACACGAAGTCATTTCTAGATTTTAAAGACCAAAATGAAATGATGGCCAATGAAATGCTCTCCATCGATAAAATGTTAAATGAATCGTTAAAAAACATTACCTTTGATTCTGAAAACCTATCTAAAAAAACGGTCACGGCTCAAGATGAAGCTTTAAAATTACGTGCAACTATTGATAATTTTTTAGTTAAGAAAGAGCGTTTCGAACTCTTAGGGGATACGCACGATAAAGGTATTTCAACTGCAGCAATCAATACCAAAGAAGATGCCTACAATAAAGCAGTCAGAGCAACAATCACTGCGTTATTTTCAGAATTTTCAGATGCTTTAAAATCTAAAAATAAAAAAGTATTTGTTTTGGAAAAAAATATCCTTGATGCAGTTTCTAGTTTAGAAAATGCAAATGTTATCCAAGAGTCAATTGCCACCTTACTCCATAATATGGAAAAAAATTATTTTGGAACAATAGATACCATTAAAGGCTCAACGGTACAAGAGTTCAAGAATATCCTTAAAATGTCTTGGAACATTATGAGTGAACCCATTTTTACAGTGAATGGCTCTCCTATTAGCATGTTGAAAATGATCTTAGCCTTATTCGTTTTTCTGATTGGTGTTTTTGGTGGCGGCTTTTATAAAACCACGATTAAAAGAATTACCAACAATAGTAAATCTATCAACTTAGCAACACGTACGATTTTATCCAATATTGGCTACTACGTTATTGTCATCACAGCTTTTTTTGTAGCGCTGAATGTCATGGGCATTGATCTCTCTTCTATTGCACTGGTTGCAGGAGCACTATCGGTTGGTATTGGTTTTGGTCTGCAAAATATTGTCTCCAACTTTGTTTCTGGAATTATCTTAATGTTTGAGCGAAGCATTAAAATTGGTGATTTTGTTGAGTTGTCCGATACCTTGCGTGGTCATGTCTCTGATATTCGTATGCGTTCTACCACGCTCAATACCAATGGCAATATTGATGTCATCGTTCCTAATCGTAATTTCATTGAAGGCAATGTGATTAACTGGACAATGCACGATAAACTTAAACGTTTTGATATTCCTTTTGGTGTTGCCTATGGCACAAAACCAGAACATGTTATTGCTGTGATTGTAGAAGCGGTATCAAAGAGTGGCTATCAAGATATTCTTTCTACCCATGACAAATACACCAATGTCATTATGACGGGGATGGGTAGCAGTAGTGTTGATTTTACATTGCAAGTATGGATTCATGGTGAAGAAATTTTAGCCCCCAGTAAAACTATTTCAAGATTTCTTATTATTATCTACAACACACTGTATGCAAATGGTATCGAAATTCCTTTTCCACAGCACGATTTGCATCTTAAAAGTATCGATGACAATATTCATTTATCGCTTTTGTCCGCTGCTACAAAAAGTGATAAAGAAGAAATGATCAAAGCTTAA
- a CDS encoding RNA polymerase factor sigma-54 — protein MRSINLEFKQKQSLNLSLKLWLPLLQLPLQELSTHLETLSYENPFLEVKRPFEQNLGSSHGIVEELVLGSESLHEKIIEQIVPPLFPTPISQKVAHEILCDITEEGYFDGDLEAIAQTCGVYTEYVERIRQRFSKLEPYGVGALDSKESFVFQLDALSDDIDDELYNLVNKMIEQMAKVDKFSKHGRFEEAKAVIKKFANPPALEYQSTPKQIIPDFFVEVDDDIKLRINNDYYPDILITDPFSSKSENIKEKLKEARDIVNLLELRKTTLYKIVLLVVERQLSFFVGGELKPLNMSTLADELSFAESTISRAISNKYIESKQGIFPLKSFFTNAVSSKELSSSEVKNFINQLIEYEDKSEPLTDDDLLERIEKRFNIKMVRRTITKYRKLMNVASSKERKKIYKVQA, from the coding sequence ATGAGAAGTATCAACCTAGAATTCAAACAAAAGCAGAGTCTAAACCTCTCTTTGAAACTTTGGCTCCCACTGTTACAGCTTCCTCTTCAAGAGTTAAGTACGCACCTAGAAACATTGTCGTACGAAAACCCTTTTTTAGAGGTCAAGCGCCCCTTTGAACAAAACCTAGGCTCTAGCCATGGCATCGTCGAAGAGTTGGTCCTTGGCAGTGAGTCTTTGCATGAGAAGATCATTGAGCAGATCGTGCCACCTCTTTTTCCAACACCGATCTCTCAAAAAGTAGCTCATGAAATACTATGCGACATTACAGAAGAGGGCTATTTTGATGGTGATCTTGAAGCGATTGCACAGACGTGTGGGGTTTATACAGAGTATGTCGAGCGTATTCGTCAGCGTTTTTCCAAACTCGAGCCTTATGGCGTTGGTGCGCTAGATAGCAAAGAGTCATTTGTTTTTCAACTGGATGCTCTCAGTGACGACATTGACGATGAGCTTTATAACCTTGTTAATAAGATGATAGAGCAGATGGCAAAGGTTGACAAATTTTCCAAACATGGGCGTTTTGAAGAAGCCAAAGCGGTCATTAAAAAATTTGCAAATCCACCCGCTTTAGAGTATCAATCAACACCGAAACAGATTATTCCTGATTTCTTCGTTGAAGTAGACGATGATATTAAACTGCGCATTAACAATGACTATTATCCTGATATTCTCATAACCGATCCGTTTTCAAGTAAAAGTGAGAACATCAAAGAGAAGCTCAAAGAGGCACGTGATATCGTCAACCTTTTGGAGCTTCGCAAAACAACGCTTTATAAGATCGTTCTTTTAGTCGTGGAAAGGCAGCTCTCTTTCTTTGTCGGTGGTGAATTAAAGCCACTCAATATGAGCACACTCGCCGATGAGCTCTCTTTTGCAGAGTCCACCATCTCACGAGCGATCTCAAATAAGTACATTGAGTCAAAACAGGGAATTTTTCCGCTTAAATCGTTTTTTACCAATGCCGTCTCCTCCAAAGAGCTTTCTTCTTCGGAGGTAAAGAATTTTATCAACCAACTGATAGAATACGAAGATAAAAGTGAACCGCTCACCGATGATGATCTTTTGGAGCGCATTGAAAAACGATTTAACATTAAGATGGTGAGACGCACCATTACCAAATACCGTAAATTGATGAATGTAGCATCATCCAAAGAGCGCAAGAAAATATATAAGGTACAAGCATGA
- a CDS encoding nitrogen fixation protein NifQ produces MNTTLNESSDSRYSKLEMLKLEREVMVFLQGYAKNRYSKYVIAPHIAAMSLQMNHLYEAMGFKNRVQMGKYMKCHFPKLAELKPVDKLWKKFLYDSINRVAPFCFTCKDNSNCFACQLAG; encoded by the coding sequence ATGAACACAACACTAAATGAGAGCTCTGATAGTAGGTATAGCAAACTTGAAATGCTCAAACTTGAGCGCGAAGTGATGGTTTTTTTGCAAGGGTATGCCAAAAATCGCTATTCGAAGTATGTTATTGCACCGCATATTGCTGCCATGTCCTTACAGATGAATCACCTCTATGAAGCGATGGGTTTTAAAAATCGTGTGCAGATGGGAAAATACATGAAATGCCATTTTCCAAAGCTTGCTGAGCTAAAACCAGTGGATAAACTTTGGAAGAAATTTCTCTACGATTCTATCAACAGAGTTGCCCCTTTTTGCTTTACATGTAAAGATAATTCAAACTGCTTTGCGTGCCAGTTAGCGGGGTAA
- a CDS encoding VOC family protein — protein MKPYMSMITLGVSDMAKSIEFYHKGLGFPRLEPYEENIAFFTLNGTWLALYEKKTLAEDANVAFDESTFKGFTLAHTLGSETEVDALFQEAIKAGATPTKQPQKVFWGGYSGYFKDPDGHLWEIAHNPFMTIGTQA, from the coding sequence ATGAAACCTTACATGAGTATGATTACCTTAGGTGTCAGTGATATGGCGAAGTCTATTGAGTTTTATCACAAAGGTCTTGGATTTCCTAGGCTTGAGCCTTATGAGGAGAACATTGCATTCTTTACACTCAATGGAACATGGCTTGCGCTTTATGAAAAAAAAACACTCGCAGAAGATGCCAATGTCGCATTTGATGAAAGCACCTTTAAAGGATTTACATTAGCGCATACCCTTGGTAGTGAAACTGAAGTGGATGCACTCTTTCAAGAAGCCATCAAAGCAGGTGCAACACCTACCAAACAACCTCAAAAAGTTTTCTGGGGTGGTTATAGTGGCTACTTTAAAGACCCCGATGGTCATTTGTGGGAAATCGCACATAACCCTTTTATGACGATAGGAACACAAGCATAA
- a CDS encoding 2Fe-2S iron-sulfur cluster-binding protein, with amino-acid sequence MTTRVEIINDFLAINVKPGATIQDVVEASGSALPFGCRDGQCGTCAVEIVQGMEFLSPKNEKEVKVLKEICFGTCTPNTRLACQMKIDKPNGVVRIKY; translated from the coding sequence ATGACAACAAGAGTAGAAATTATCAATGATTTTTTAGCCATTAATGTAAAGCCAGGTGCAACCATTCAAGATGTTGTTGAAGCAAGTGGTAGTGCACTTCCTTTTGGTTGCCGTGACGGTCAATGTGGCACATGTGCTGTTGAGATCGTTCAAGGTATGGAGTTTTTATCTCCAAAAAATGAGAAAGAAGTGAAAGTGCTTAAAGAGATCTGCTTTGGTACCTGTACTCCAAACACTCGTCTTGCCTGCCAGATGAAAATCGACAAGCCAAACGGTGTGGTCAGAATTAAATACTAA
- a CDS encoding flavodoxin: MAKVGIFYASAGGNTTLVADALKEAYELEDDDCILMEDDFDSVEQFDNYDALFIGSSTWGQGDVHFSWVDPLFEITSENISFTGKKVAFFGAGDSKTHGEHFCSALGKFNQIFTKAGAKVIGFVDKEGYNYTASLAEVGDKLCGLAIDNINEEDKTSERIENWIEQLKSEL, encoded by the coding sequence ATGGCAAAGGTTGGTATATTTTACGCAAGTGCGGGTGGTAATACAACATTGGTAGCAGATGCTTTAAAAGAAGCCTATGAGCTTGAAGATGATGATTGTATTTTAATGGAAGATGATTTTGATAGCGTTGAGCAATTTGACAATTACGATGCACTTTTCATTGGTTCTTCAACATGGGGACAAGGTGATGTACATTTTAGTTGGGTTGATCCGCTCTTTGAAATCACTTCTGAAAACATTAGTTTTACAGGTAAAAAAGTTGCATTTTTTGGCGCAGGCGATAGCAAAACACACGGTGAACATTTTTGTTCAGCTCTTGGTAAATTCAACCAAATCTTTACCAAAGCAGGTGCAAAAGTCATCGGCTTTGTCGATAAAGAAGGTTATAACTATACAGCATCATTGGCCGAAGTTGGCGATAAACTCTGTGGTTTAGCGATTGATAATATCAATGAAGAAGACAAAACAAGTGAACGTATCGAAAATTGGATAGAACAGTTAAAAAGCGAATTATAA
- a CDS encoding nitrogen fixation protein NifZ: MPVNDEIVLHDSVTAKLSGKDEPKAKFFLGQKVQLLEDVKNDGTYPYLKIGEVMIKKGSVGYIRGMGEFLQVIRVYEVHFLDADAVVEVIGCREHELEALEPYRDLEAEEVEWMMNHYNHS, translated from the coding sequence GTGCCTGTTAATGATGAAATTGTTTTGCATGATAGTGTGACGGCAAAACTTTCGGGGAAAGATGAGCCAAAAGCGAAATTTTTTCTAGGGCAAAAAGTACAACTTTTGGAAGATGTTAAGAATGATGGAACGTATCCTTATCTCAAAATTGGTGAGGTGATGATTAAAAAAGGCTCAGTTGGCTACATTCGTGGTATGGGTGAGTTTTTACAAGTCATTCGTGTCTATGAAGTTCATTTTTTAGATGCTGATGCGGTTGTTGAAGTCATTGGGTGTAGGGAACATGAGCTTGAAGCACTAGAGCCTTATCGTGACCTTGAAGCCGAAGAAGTTGAATGGATGATGAATCACTATAACCATAGTTAA
- a CDS encoding GNAT family N-acetyltransferase, whose product MIRFADENDLEAILAIYNDAILNTTAVYTYHAKTLEERQHWFHKKEEEGYPLWVYEHDGKVVGYATYGSFRSSPAYKYTIEHSVYVQKDFRKQGIGKILLETIIADANTKGYATIVAGIDASNAKSIQLHKKLGFSAAGIVHKAGYKFGQWLDLAFYELLLDGPKNPTEG is encoded by the coding sequence ATGATTCGGTTTGCCGACGAAAATGATTTGGAAGCCATTTTAGCGATTTATAATGATGCGATTTTAAATACTACTGCTGTCTATACGTATCATGCCAAGACATTAGAAGAGCGCCAACATTGGTTTCATAAAAAAGAAGAAGAGGGCTATCCTCTGTGGGTGTATGAGCACGATGGAAAGGTCGTTGGTTATGCAACCTATGGCTCTTTTCGGAGCAGTCCCGCTTATAAGTACACCATTGAGCATTCGGTGTACGTTCAGAAAGATTTTCGAAAGCAGGGAATTGGAAAAATTCTTCTTGAAACCATCATCGCTGATGCCAACACTAAAGGGTATGCCACCATCGTTGCAGGCATTGATGCTTCCAATGCCAAGAGTATTCAGCTCCACAAAAAACTAGGCTTTAGCGCCGCGGGAATTGTCCACAAAGCAGGGTACAAATTTGGTCAATGGCTTGACTTAGCCTTTTACGAACTTCTCCTTGATGGCCCCAAAAATCCTACGGAAGGGTAA
- a CDS encoding DUF711 family protein has product MVKESPKNKDLCKIRTITSFVTLGKEKSTWEEAIFKAASFGGDLANEFKAHGYHVQSIRIVTNPFGEYLHTSSYHAVLKDMQALSTVLKSPSMPKIRIRFAIGEAKTEEEIALLPEMIKAFGDICNACVNVSVDELGVVDRDLTLCCAKAVEEIGRITPRGEGNFNFTINYNCKPHIPYFPASYHNSHDENCFALGLETPDLLVEALKSLKEEKNHNLKMQKSYAIMRDALQYHITEILDIANGYAHPYKTNFAGIDTSAAPSKNCASMVDVYKLLGVPFFGAAGTLEASALLTKVFKAQKGCELIGFSGLMLAVVEDQGLADATTRNEFDIRALLQYSAVCGIGLDTVPIEGDTSVEKIAAICADTGTLAYRLNKPLTVRLFPVPNLKAGDMTHFESDDLCNSMVLRVP; this is encoded by the coding sequence ATGGTTAAAGAGAGCCCCAAAAACAAAGATTTATGTAAAATTCGCACCATTACCTCCTTTGTGACATTAGGCAAAGAGAAAAGCACTTGGGAAGAAGCCATTTTTAAAGCGGCAAGCTTTGGTGGCGATTTGGCAAATGAATTTAAAGCACATGGTTATCATGTTCAATCCATTCGCATTGTGACAAATCCCTTTGGAGAGTATCTTCATACCTCGTCATATCATGCTGTTCTTAAAGACATGCAAGCACTCTCTACCGTGCTTAAAAGCCCCTCTATGCCAAAAATTCGTATTCGCTTTGCTATCGGTGAAGCAAAAACAGAAGAGGAGATCGCTCTTTTGCCTGAGATGATCAAAGCCTTTGGCGATATTTGTAACGCTTGTGTGAATGTTAGTGTCGATGAACTCGGCGTCGTTGATCGAGACTTAACACTGTGTTGTGCCAAAGCGGTAGAGGAAATCGGTCGCATTACACCACGAGGCGAAGGCAACTTTAATTTTACGATTAACTATAACTGCAAACCGCACATTCCCTACTTTCCAGCTTCTTACCATAACAGCCATGATGAAAACTGCTTTGCTCTCGGACTTGAAACGCCTGACCTCCTTGTAGAAGCACTCAAAAGTCTCAAAGAAGAAAAAAACCATAATCTTAAAATGCAAAAGTCTTATGCCATTATGCGTGATGCATTACAATACCATATCACTGAAATTCTTGACATTGCTAATGGCTATGCACATCCATACAAAACTAACTTTGCGGGCATCGATACCTCTGCTGCACCGTCAAAAAACTGCGCTTCGATGGTGGATGTCTATAAACTTTTGGGCGTGCCTTTCTTTGGTGCAGCAGGAACGCTCGAAGCTTCTGCACTGTTAACCAAAGTCTTTAAGGCGCAAAAAGGATGTGAACTCATAGGCTTTTCAGGATTGATGTTAGCCGTTGTAGAAGATCAAGGCTTAGCCGATGCTACCACACGCAATGAATTTGACATCAGAGCCTTGCTTCAATACTCTGCCGTTTGTGGCATAGGACTCGATACTGTCCCTATTGAAGGTGATACCTCAGTGGAAAAAATCGCTGCCATTTGCGCTGATACTGGCACACTTGCTTACAGACTCAATAAACCGCTCACCGTCAGACTCTTCCCCGTCCCTAACCTCAAAGCAGGCGATATGACACACTTTGAAAGCGATGATTTGTGCAATAGCATGGTTTTAAGAGTTCCATAA
- a CDS encoding nitrogenase-stabilizing/protective protein NifW gives MKTLDQYYKLKDAEDFFEFFGVEYDKHIVEVKRFHIMKEYGTLIKKGFENFNGNEKYLMDFLKFALIRVYMDYKHGHAPSAAEVWGMLEDGKAKGCLACAISSEGGNCAC, from the coding sequence ATGAAAACGTTGGATCAATATTACAAACTAAAAGATGCAGAAGATTTTTTCGAGTTTTTTGGTGTTGAGTACGATAAGCACATCGTTGAAGTCAAGCGTTTTCATATTATGAAAGAGTATGGGACTCTTATTAAAAAAGGGTTTGAGAATTTTAATGGTAATGAAAAATACTTGATGGATTTTCTAAAGTTTGCTCTGATTCGTGTTTATATGGATTACAAACATGGGCATGCTCCTAGTGCAGCAGAAGTCTGGGGAATGTTAGAAGATGGTAAAGCCAAAGGGTGTTTAGCGTGTGCAATATCATCGGAAGGAGGAAACTGTGCCTGTTAA
- a CDS encoding NifB/NifX family molybdenum-iron cluster-binding protein, protein MVKVAFFTNDLKNIDAHFGSGEQFAVYDVGAEGFSLAHVVQTGEERTEGRVEMLQQENIDIMYCIEIGPAAAAKVVNGKIFPIKYKEVVSIETELNKLQTMIATNPPPFIKKILEARG, encoded by the coding sequence ATGGTCAAGGTAGCGTTTTTTACAAACGATCTCAAAAACATTGATGCCCATTTTGGTTCAGGAGAGCAATTTGCCGTGTACGACGTAGGTGCTGAGGGTTTTTCGCTGGCACATGTTGTTCAAACAGGTGAAGAGCGAACGGAAGGCAGAGTCGAGATGTTGCAACAAGAGAACATTGACATTATGTATTGCATCGAAATTGGACCTGCCGCGGCTGCAAAAGTCGTCAACGGTAAAATCTTTCCTATCAAATACAAAGAAGTAGTGAGTATTGAAACAGAACTGAATAAACTTCAAACCATGATAGCAACAAATCCTCCACCATTTATCAAAAAAATCTTAGAAGCGAGAGGATAA
- a CDS encoding NifX-associated nitrogen fixation protein: protein MNELEKLFIETLTSQLRALDQFGTWAKKSDEEVLGEKYIKSKDALKNIPIIADIDEMQIQDIRLIFQSIALAFELKTNIMCSVVMEMSHEGFGRAVVIAEKIVVTNKFFKDAHRYSFRTYEDLVKEGGKMLKDAIEIYETYKK, encoded by the coding sequence ATGAATGAACTTGAAAAGTTATTCATAGAAACCCTGACATCTCAGCTAAGAGCGCTTGACCAATTTGGTACTTGGGCAAAAAAAAGTGATGAAGAAGTTTTGGGTGAAAAGTACATCAAGAGTAAAGATGCGCTTAAAAATATTCCCATTATTGCGGATATTGATGAGATGCAAATCCAAGATATTCGTCTGATTTTTCAGTCAATAGCTTTGGCTTTTGAGCTTAAAACAAATATTATGTGTTCCGTGGTCATGGAAATGAGTCACGAAGGATTCGGACGAGCTGTCGTCATAGCTGAAAAAATTGTTGTCACCAATAAGTTTTTCAAAGATGCCCATCGTTACAGTTTTAGAACATATGAAGATCTCGTCAAAGAAGGTGGCAAAATGTTAAAAGATGCTATCGAAATTTACGAAACTTATAAAAAATAA
- a CDS encoding site-specific recombinase: protein MKQTIEEFLQSLSESTETSVEKLSKIISKIRPKSIRNKEESIENIEAMIQYLEAYPEFRESLSSEFNLWLIDSKISNNIASLGILSKQGFKEEISDRFYNKFLPQAPQKGDFSSLFAILFPHKKDPLWVNAIDDALWAKLWGILLYNETLHVKTKMYLYHQIIYATEILAIWIAAEEFDEHYIRLDRSLLTKDSAFIALQREISSLACTIQNEDPEAEMTKLDFQHIDVLIAQCYDQVNFLRKQSLNKGILVSLTYNLERLEQIIQRTQKCVQLIQEFETDSFYATLLPLFKEVVEKNCSRNSLSDVLNQNIKILAKSIANNASEHGEHYIADTTKEYIGMFLSASGAGIVIALMALIKITIMHSGFSPIIETILASLNYGFGFVLIHLLGFTVATKQPAMTASTFAKAVDRADTKRADQHKLATLFMQVSRSQFAAVVGNVTLALGVSCLIGFIYAQNHIPILSPQELQYYTENFNPFPGLFYAAIAGVWLFTSGLIAGYYDNRASYLDLKSRYMHLPFLKKITSQAMREKIATYLHNNHGAIMGNFYFGILLGVTPFVGHMLNLPLDIRHVAFSSANLGYIVAQGELSWLDFLVGLVFVLMIGLVNLSVSFVLALKVSLKSRDAEFGNFFSFVKLLFQEAKRNPRALFFPPKKVEEA, encoded by the coding sequence ATGAAACAGACTATTGAAGAATTTTTACAATCACTCAGTGAGAGCACTGAAACTTCTGTCGAAAAACTTAGCAAAATTATCAGTAAAATTCGCCCGAAATCCATCAGAAATAAAGAAGAAAGTATCGAAAATATCGAAGCGATGATACAATATCTTGAAGCATATCCAGAGTTTAGGGAATCGCTTTCATCTGAATTTAATCTATGGCTTATTGACTCTAAAATCTCGAATAATATCGCCTCACTAGGGATTCTTTCCAAACAGGGGTTTAAAGAGGAAATAAGCGATCGTTTTTACAATAAGTTTTTACCGCAAGCGCCTCAAAAAGGCGATTTTTCCTCTTTATTTGCCATACTTTTTCCGCATAAAAAAGATCCTCTGTGGGTCAATGCCATCGATGATGCGCTCTGGGCGAAGCTTTGGGGCATACTTTTATACAACGAAACCTTACATGTAAAGACAAAAATGTACCTTTATCATCAGATCATCTACGCGACGGAGATTTTGGCGATTTGGATTGCCGCGGAAGAGTTTGATGAACACTATATTCGACTAGATCGCTCGCTGTTGACCAAAGACTCTGCATTTATCGCGTTGCAACGAGAGATCAGCAGTCTTGCATGCACGATTCAAAATGAAGACCCTGAGGCGGAGATGACCAAGCTTGATTTTCAGCACATCGATGTTTTAATCGCTCAATGTTATGACCAAGTCAACTTCTTACGCAAACAGTCTCTGAATAAAGGCATTTTAGTCTCGCTCACCTACAACCTTGAGCGCTTAGAACAGATCATCCAAAGAACACAAAAATGCGTGCAACTCATCCAAGAATTTGAGACAGATTCTTTTTATGCGACCTTGCTACCGCTATTTAAAGAGGTGGTTGAGAAAAACTGCTCACGCAATTCTCTAAGCGATGTGCTCAATCAAAACATCAAAATCTTAGCCAAAAGCATCGCGAACAATGCCAGTGAACATGGCGAACACTACATCGCAGATACCACCAAAGAGTACATCGGTATGTTCTTAAGTGCTAGTGGTGCGGGTATTGTGATTGCATTGATGGCACTTATTAAAATAACGATCATGCACAGTGGTTTTTCACCTATTATTGAGACTATTTTGGCCAGTTTAAATTACGGATTTGGTTTTGTGCTTATCCATCTTTTGGGCTTTACCGTAGCCACCAAACAGCCCGCCATGACTGCCTCAACCTTTGCAAAAGCGGTGGATAGAGCCGATACCAAACGCGCCGACCAACATAAACTCGCAACACTGTTCATGCAAGTAAGCCGCTCCCAATTTGCCGCGGTTGTTGGCAATGTGACACTTGCTTTAGGCGTTTCATGCTTGATCGGGTTTATCTACGCGCAGAACCATATCCCGATTCTATCACCTCAAGAACTTCAGTACTATACAGAAAATTTCAATCCCTTCCCAGGGCTTTTCTACGCCGCTATTGCAGGCGTTTGGCTCTTTACCTCGGGCTTGATCGCAGGCTATTACGACAACCGCGCAAGCTATTTGGACTTAAAAAGCAGGTACATGCACCTTCCTTTTCTAAAAAAGATAACCTCACAGGCTATGAGAGAAAAAATCGCAACCTACCTACACAACAACCATGGCGCGATCATGGGTAATTTTTACTTTGGTATTCTTTTAGGCGTCACCCCATTTGTTGGGCATATGCTCAACCTACCACTCGACATCAGACACGTCGCCTTCTCTTCCGCCAACCTTGGGTACATCGTCGCACAAGGCGAACTCTCTTGGCTTGATTTTCTCGTAGGTTTAGTCTTTGTCTTGATGATAGGCTTGGTCAATCTCAGCGTCAGCTTCGTCCTCGCCCTCAAAGTCTCGCTCAAATCCAGAGATGCGGAGTTTGGTAATTTTTTCTCTTTTGTAAAACTCCTTTTTCAAGAAGCAAAACGTAACCCACGAGCGTTGTTTTTTCCACCGAAAAAGGTTGAAGAAGCATGA